From Nitrospiraceae bacterium:
TGAAGTTCGAGCGTTTCAACCAATAGCACGGGCAGCTCTGCCACGCCAGCCCCGACGTATAGGCTCCAGCCACCGCGCGCAAGCTTGGCCCGCAAGGCCACGGCTACGAGACTACCTAAACGCTGACAGGGCCGTCGCTTTACGCGCCAAAATTCCTCTCCGCCCTCATAGCAATACACATCACCGAGGGCACGATAGTCGAGCCGCCCATATACCCGAGCGATTGTCCGCCGGGTGCCCTTGCTCAGGGATCGTGACACAGACCTTCTCATCTCACTCCGGCCAGCTCCGCTGTCACGGCCGTGACGGTATCAATCACCCCGACGAGAAATCGCACATTCAGCGTCTCGACCGTATCGGTTTCTCGATGGTAGTGGGGATTGCGGAAGTTCGCCGTGTCGGTCAGCATGACAGCCGGGTAGTTAGCATCCCAGAACGAGGCATGGTCACTTCGCCTCGTATGGGGGAGGACTTCGCCGCATCCCGGTACGATCAAGGATTGGGTTTTCAGTGCAGGTGCGCGAGACGTGGCACTCCGCTCGATGGCTTGAACGAGATCACGCGCGGTCTCGTTCCCCACGATCGCCAAAAAATCTCCCACGGTCGGAACAGCCTGCGGCACACCGGGCGGAACCTGCTGTGACGCGGGCCGGTTCGAAGAAAATCCCACACATTCCAGAATAATCACGCCTGCGAGCGCTTGGCCATCGGCTTTCAATCGAGCTGCGAGGGCTCGACTGCCCAAACGATCCTGTTCTTCCAAGCAGAAGCCCACCAACCAGACCGGCCGGGAAAACGCAAACTTTCGCAGTCGCGCGGCCATTTCGAGCAGCACCGCGAGTCCGCTGGCGTTATCGTCGGCCCCCGGTGAGTCTGGTACAGTATCGTAATGTGCGCCGATCAGAAGGGGGGACGAATAGGCTCCGCGGAGACAACGAGATGGAGTCTTGACGGCGACAATGTTCCGATAGGTTTCGCCCAACGCGCTGAATGATTGGTGGGAAACGTTCCATCCCGACTTCGCAAACTGGGTGGCGAGATAGTGTGCGGTCTTCTTGAGTGCGCGTGGACTCCGCTCGGGATGGCGCTCGCCAACGAGCGATTGGAGATACCGGCTAATTCGGAAATGTGCTGGTGACACAAGAAGGGCCAGACGGGGCTGAAGCGTTAGGCGACGATTTCGGTCCCGATCCCTTTGTGGGTAAATACCTCAAGAAGAATCGCGTGCGAGATTCGTCCGTCGATGATATGGGCTTTGCCGACTCCGCCAGCCAACGCATCCAGACAGGCATGGACCTTGGGCAGCATCCCTTCGCTGATCGTCCCCCTCTTGACCATCCGCTGAACATCCTTTCGTGAAACGGTCGACAGGTGGCGGCCCTTGGCGTCACGGATACCTTTAACATCCGTCATCACAACCAGTTTTTCAGCCGTCAAGGCTCCTGCGATCGCCCCAGCGACGAGATCAGCGTTAATA
This genomic window contains:
- a CDS encoding M20/M25/M40 family metallo-hydrolase, coding for MSPAHFRISRYLQSLVGERHPERSPRALKKTAHYLATQFAKSGWNVSHQSFSALGETYRNIVAVKTPSRCLRGAYSSPLLIGAHYDTVPDSPGADDNASGLAVLLEMAARLRKFAFSRPVWLVGFCLEEQDRLGSRALAARLKADGQALAGVIILECVGFSSNRPASQQVPPGVPQAVPTVGDFLAIVGNETARDLVQAIERSATSRAPALKTQSLIVPGCGEVLPHTRRSDHASFWDANYPAVMLTDTANFRNPHYHRETDTVETLNVRFLVGVIDTVTAVTAELAGVR